A genomic stretch from Thermomonospora umbrina includes:
- a CDS encoding TnsA-like heteromeric transposase endonuclease subunit gives MWGSSRWLERDHLMLLDFAPDIVGLASQPFWLFWVTAEGKTRSHVPDYFARRGDGSGVVIDCRPMGRRKPRDVVAFEATRRACEAVGWEDRLVGSADEVLVRNVRWLGFAAPSPSR, from the coding sequence ATGTGGGGTTCGAGTCGGTGGCTTGAACGCGATCATCTGATGCTGCTGGACTTCGCTCCGGACATCGTGGGGCTCGCGTCGCAGCCGTTCTGGTTGTTCTGGGTGACTGCGGAGGGCAAGACCAGGTCGCACGTGCCGGACTATTTCGCTCGACGCGGAGACGGGTCCGGGGTGGTGATCGACTGCCGTCCGATGGGCCGGCGCAAGCCCCGCGACGTGGTGGCGTTCGAGGCAACACGGCGGGCGTGCGAGGCGGTCGGCTGGGAGGACCGGCTCGTCGGTTCCGCAGACGAGGTGCTGGTGCGGAACGTGAGGTGGCTCGGGTTCGCGGCACCCTCGCCATCACGATGA
- a CDS encoding helix-turn-helix domain-containing protein has product MAPVDPCYNPRTQAAALEALLRKLPSADAPLPARPPRDLPGRAKQLKDQEALEVVAAYEAGASVYELGRRFHVHRTTISKILKRHGVSMRMTGMTPEQINEAVRLYQDGWSLARIGERMGVGDMTVRSRLLERGVRMRPRRGGRRST; this is encoded by the coding sequence GTGGCCCCTGTTGACCCCTGTTACAACCCCCGCACCCAAGCCGCCGCCCTCGAGGCGCTCCTGCGCAAGCTGCCGTCGGCTGACGCACCGCTCCCGGCAAGACCCCCTCGGGATCTGCCAGGCCGTGCCAAGCAGCTCAAGGATCAAGAAGCCCTGGAGGTCGTAGCGGCCTACGAAGCGGGAGCCTCCGTCTACGAACTGGGCCGTCGCTTCCACGTCCACCGCACCACCATCAGCAAGATCCTCAAGCGCCATGGCGTCTCCATGCGCATGACCGGCATGACTCCCGAGCAGATCAACGAAGCCGTCAGGCTCTACCAAGACGGCTGGTCACTGGCTCGCATCGGTGAGCGTATGGGCGTTGGTGACATGACGGTGCGGAGCCGCCTGCTGGAGCGTGGGGTGAGGATGAGGCCGAGGCGGGGTGGGAGGCGATCCACCTGA
- a CDS encoding ComEC/Rec2 family competence protein, producing MLTLHFLNVGHGDCTFVELPSGRLMMIDINNSKSLPEQDAAALAEAKGLSLSEFKAVRLVEAKRTWEEYYKSLLVDPHDYYAANFSGKSVFRYIQTHPDMDHMSGLHRFFWQEKVPLDNFWDVAHGKECEESSFTNSPYAWIDWDIYSKLRQGEGPDKSQHKVLTNLRGATGEYWTDDNIEILSPTQDLIDACDNKDSYNDCSYVLKISYGGRNVILPGDAEGPAWDSMLDNPGATALQCDILKASHHGRKSGYDEDAVNAMSPTAVICSVGKKPSTDASDEYASHGAKVLSTRYYGSIKVQISHYGDIWIYNHKGERIHDIT from the coding sequence ATGCTCACTCTGCACTTCCTCAACGTTGGCCACGGTGACTGCACCTTTGTTGAACTTCCATCCGGTCGCCTAATGATGATCGACATCAACAACTCCAAGAGCCTGCCCGAGCAGGATGCGGCTGCCCTGGCCGAAGCCAAGGGGCTGTCGCTATCTGAGTTCAAGGCTGTGCGACTGGTGGAGGCAAAGCGCACCTGGGAGGAGTACTACAAGTCTCTCCTGGTCGATCCGCACGACTATTATGCGGCGAACTTTTCGGGCAAATCCGTCTTCCGTTACATCCAAACGCATCCAGACATGGACCACATGAGTGGGCTCCATCGGTTCTTCTGGCAGGAAAAGGTTCCGCTTGACAACTTCTGGGATGTGGCGCACGGCAAAGAGTGTGAGGAGAGTAGCTTCACCAACTCTCCTTACGCCTGGATTGATTGGGATATCTATAGCAAACTCCGGCAAGGGGAAGGTCCTGATAAATCTCAGCACAAGGTGCTCACGAATCTTCGAGGAGCGACGGGGGAGTACTGGACTGATGACAATATCGAGATCCTTTCGCCGACGCAGGACCTCATTGACGCCTGCGACAATAAGGATTCATACAACGACTGCTCATACGTGCTGAAGATCTCTTATGGTGGCCGGAACGTCATCCTCCCGGGTGACGCGGAAGGTCCTGCGTGGGATTCTATGCTCGACAACCCAGGCGCGACTGCCCTGCAGTGCGACATCCTCAAAGCTTCTCACCATGGGCGAAAGTCCGGGTATGACGAAGACGCGGTGAACGCTATGTCCCCCACGGCAGTTATCTGCTCTGTGGGTAAGAAACCATCGACTGACGCCTCGGACGAATACGCAAGCCATGGTGCGAAGGTTCTATCAACCCGCTATTACGGCAGCATCAAGGTTCAGATTTCACACTATGGCGACATCTGGATCTACAACCACAAGGGTGAGCGCATCCACGACATCACTTAG